In Montipora foliosa isolate CH-2021 chromosome 13, ASM3666993v2, whole genome shotgun sequence, one DNA window encodes the following:
- the LOC137981636 gene encoding uncharacterized protein has protein sequence MVGLVNRSSYKTIGNRFLSWAELEEVILYVEVALTNRPLSYVEDDAQLPVLTPNSLLFGRPSVLPETEPHRLDNKDLRKWERHLKRCNKRCKEAVWKRWTGEYVKGHHEHHHLKNSRKPRYPEVGEVILIKSEDKNR, from the coding sequence ATGGTTGGGCTAGTCAACAGAAGCTCATACAAAACCATAGGAAACAGGTTCCTGTCGTGGGCAGAGCTCGAAGAAGTCATCCTATATGTGGAGGTCGCGCTGACTAATCGGCCTTTGAGCTACGTGGAAGACGACGCGCAACTTCCTGTCTTGACTCCTAACTCCTTACTTTTCGGACGACCAAGTGTACTACCTGAGACGGAACCCCATCGTCTGGACAACAAGGATTTACGTAAGTGGGAAAGACATCTCAAGCGCTGCAACAAGCGCTGCAAAGAGGCAGTTTGGAAACGTTGGACGGGGGAGTACGTGAAGGGACACCATGAACATCACCATCTGAAGAATTCAAGAAAGCCTCGCTATCCTGAAGTCGGTGAAGTCATCTTGATCAAGTCCGAAGACAAGAATAGATGA